The following coding sequences lie in one Arachis ipaensis cultivar K30076 chromosome B03, Araip1.1, whole genome shotgun sequence genomic window:
- the LOC107633093 gene encoding uncharacterized protein LOC107633093, protein MAITPSSSESHTPTPKTILQPPSQPSLPPPQTPAENTECVKCDSCGFSEDCTPAYITRLRHRYQGRWLCGLCIEAVKEESMRSERDISTEEALNRHMKVCTQFRTLLSVPSLHETEHPISALGRVILRRMDSSPRRHLRSNSVGSLHPVNAVGPSSSLLRTGSCFPSLSR, encoded by the exons ATGGCAATCACACCATCAAGCTCCGAATCTCACACACCCACACCGAAAACCATTCTACAGCCGCCTTCACAGCCGTCGCTGCCACCACCACAGACACCAGCCGAGAACACCGAGTGCGTAAAATGCGACTCGTGCGGCTTCAGCGAGGACTGCACCCCTGCATACATCACTCGCCTTCGCCACAG GTACCAAGGTCGGTGGCTGTGTGGGTTATGCATTGAAGCAGTGAAGGAAGAATCAATGAGGTCAGAGAGGGACATATCAACGGAGGAAGCTCTTAACCGCCACATGAAGGTCTGCACGCAGTTTAGAACGCTGTTGTCGGTGCCTTCTTTGCATGAAACGGAGCATCCAATCTCCGCTCTCGGCCGCGTCATTCTCCGGCGAATGGACTCTTCCCCGCGGAGGCATCTCAGGTCCAACTCCGTTGGCTCTCTGCATCCTGTCAATGCCGTTGGACCATCGTCCTCTCTCCTTCGTACTGGTAGTTGCTTCCCTTCTCTCTCTCGTTAG